From the Streptomyces syringium genome, one window contains:
- a CDS encoding DUF5998 family protein, with amino-acid sequence MAKTGTTTQGLRAAIERSGYYPALVAEAVEAAVGGEPVVSYLVHQETTFDSNEVRRHVTVLVLTGTRFIVSHTDEQAADATSPSPYATTSTESVKIGRISSVVLSRVVANPESYTPGTLPREVVLTIGWGAVSRIDLEPAACGDPNCDADHGYTGSSTADDLSLRVSEAGDGPDTVRQTLAFAQALSEATAATAR; translated from the coding sequence ATGGCGAAGACCGGTACGACGACCCAGGGGCTGCGCGCGGCGATCGAGCGCAGCGGCTACTACCCGGCCCTCGTGGCCGAGGCGGTGGAGGCCGCCGTGGGCGGGGAGCCGGTCGTTTCGTACCTGGTCCACCAGGAGACGACCTTCGATTCGAACGAGGTCCGCCGCCATGTGACGGTCCTCGTCCTGACCGGCACGCGCTTCATCGTCAGCCACACCGACGAGCAGGCCGCCGACGCCACGTCGCCGTCCCCGTACGCCACCACCTCGACCGAGTCCGTGAAGATCGGCCGGATCTCCTCGGTCGTGCTCAGCCGCGTCGTCGCCAACCCCGAGTCGTACACCCCCGGCACCCTGCCGCGCGAGGTCGTCCTCACCATCGGCTGGGGCGCGGTCTCCCGGATCGACCTGGAGCCCGCCGCCTGCGGTGACCCCAACTGCGACGCCGACCACGGCTACACCGGCTCGTCGACCGCCGACGACCTGAGCCTGCGCGTCAGCGAGGCGGGCGACGGTCCGGACACCGTCCGCCAGACCCTGGCCTTCGCCCAGGCGCTCTCCGAGGCGACCGCGGCCACCGCCCGCTGA
- a CDS encoding thymidine kinase, with protein MPELVFFSGTMDCGKSTLALQIEHNRSTRGLQGMIYTKNDRAGEGKLSSRLGLVTDSVEAGEGFDFYAHIVGHISAGGRADYVIADEAQFLAPEQVDQLARIVDDLELDVFAFGITTDFRTRLFPGSQRLVELADRIEVLQVEALCWCGARATHNARTVGGQMVVEGAQVVVGDVNQPETVVGYEVLCRRHHRRRLTAAAARAAALSPDVLPLDPVDESANASSVGV; from the coding sequence ATGCCCGAGCTGGTGTTCTTCTCCGGAACCATGGACTGCGGAAAGAGCACCCTCGCTCTGCAGATCGAGCACAACCGCTCGACCCGCGGACTCCAAGGGATGATCTACACGAAGAACGACCGCGCGGGTGAGGGAAAGCTTTCCTCCCGGCTCGGTCTGGTCACCGACTCCGTCGAGGCGGGCGAGGGCTTCGACTTCTACGCGCACATCGTCGGCCACATCTCCGCCGGCGGCCGCGCGGACTACGTCATCGCCGACGAGGCGCAGTTCCTCGCCCCGGAGCAGGTCGATCAGCTGGCCCGGATCGTCGACGACCTCGAACTCGACGTCTTCGCCTTCGGCATCACCACCGACTTCCGCACCCGGCTCTTCCCCGGCTCCCAGCGCCTGGTCGAACTCGCCGACCGGATAGAGGTCCTCCAGGTCGAGGCGCTCTGCTGGTGCGGCGCGCGCGCCACCCACAACGCCCGTACGGTCGGCGGACAGATGGTCGTCGAAGGCGCGCAGGTGGTCGTGGGCGACGTCAACCAGCCGGAGACCGTGGTGGGTTACGAGGTGCTGTGCCGCCGTCACCACCGCCGTCGGCTGACGGCCGCCGCGGCCCGCGCCGCGGCCCTGTCGCCCGACGTGCTGCCGCTGGACCCCGTCGACGAGAGCGCTAACGCGTCGTCCGTAGGAGTGTGA
- the sepH gene encoding septation protein SepH: MTSAGTTREVPMPELRVVAVSNDGTRLVLKAADSTEYTLPIDERLRAAVRNDRARLGQIEIEVESHLRPRDIQARIRAGASAEEVAQLAGIPVERVRRFEGPVLAERAFMAERARKTPVRRPGENTGPQLGEAVAERMSLRGAEKDTAQWDSWRRDDGTWEVLLVYRVAGEPRAASWTYDPPRRIVQAMDDEARALIGETDDTPEPSFPFVPRIARLPRDRPLDRSLDRQQQAPPPSDADAESPAEETVKERDTLTSLLEAVPSFRGDMVVPEAPSVAPAVPSEGPPDEAEAAEPPAPAASAGAAYADVLMPRSVAGHRDRLTGTTDRQAEADGVRPGRRAAVPSWDEIVFGTRRKKQE, translated from the coding sequence GGGAGGTCCCCATGCCCGAACTGCGTGTCGTGGCCGTCTCCAACGACGGCACACGGCTGGTGCTCAAGGCTGCGGACAGCACGGAGTACACGCTTCCCATCGACGAGCGCCTGCGCGCCGCGGTGCGCAACGACCGTGCCCGTCTGGGACAGATCGAGATCGAGGTGGAGAGCCATCTCCGCCCCCGAGACATCCAGGCCCGTATACGTGCGGGCGCCTCCGCCGAGGAGGTCGCGCAGCTCGCCGGCATCCCGGTCGAGCGAGTCCGGCGCTTCGAGGGTCCTGTACTGGCCGAGCGCGCGTTCATGGCCGAGCGGGCCCGCAAGACACCCGTCCGCCGCCCCGGCGAGAACACCGGCCCGCAGCTCGGTGAGGCCGTGGCGGAGCGGATGTCCCTGCGGGGAGCCGAGAAGGACACCGCGCAGTGGGACTCGTGGCGCCGCGACGACGGCACCTGGGAGGTCCTCCTCGTCTACCGCGTGGCCGGTGAGCCGCGCGCCGCGAGCTGGACGTACGACCCGCCCCGGCGGATCGTGCAGGCGATGGACGACGAGGCACGGGCCCTCATCGGCGAGACCGATGACACGCCCGAGCCGAGCTTCCCGTTCGTCCCGCGCATCGCCCGGCTGCCCCGCGACCGGCCGCTGGACCGGTCGCTGGACCGGCAGCAGCAGGCTCCCCCGCCGTCGGACGCGGACGCCGAGTCCCCGGCCGAGGAGACGGTCAAGGAGCGCGACACCCTGACGAGCCTGCTCGAAGCGGTGCCCAGCTTCCGTGGCGACATGGTGGTGCCCGAGGCACCGTCGGTGGCTCCCGCGGTCCCGTCCGAGGGCCCGCCGGACGAGGCGGAGGCCGCCGAGCCGCCCGCACCGGCGGCGAGCGCCGGTGCCGCGTACGCGGACGTACTGATGCCGCGGTCGGTGGCCGGCCACCGGGACCGGCTGACCGGCACGACGGACCGTCAGGCGGAAGCGGACGGCGTCCGGCCGGGCCGCCGGGCGGCGGTACCCAGCTGGGACGAGATCGTCTTCGGCACCCGCCGCAAGAAACAGGAGTGA
- a CDS encoding VOC family protein — protein MTEVWGSPQQSKGEARHTPGTPCWTSLLVHDLEAIQDFYSGLFGWSYYSPGPRQLGPYVRATIDGRDVAGIGELLPDRRLSTTWTTYLASDDADATAEWIRCSGGTVGVGPLTAEDAGRLVLASDPAGAPFGVWQGQELVGPALVGVPGTPVWHELITYETTAVVKFYQALFGYETVSADPLDTDYLTLLVDGRPVAAIHGVGAALPRRRGPHWMTYFEVADTDAAARRADELGGRVLLPPQEGRTGRVATVADPEGAVFTLLRTTR, from the coding sequence ATGACCGAGGTATGGGGGTCCCCCCAGCAGAGCAAGGGGGAGGCTCGGCACACCCCAGGCACCCCATGCTGGACGAGTCTCCTGGTGCACGATCTGGAGGCTATCCAGGACTTCTACAGTGGTCTGTTCGGCTGGAGCTACTACAGCCCCGGACCACGCCAACTGGGCCCGTACGTCCGTGCGACGATCGACGGCCGCGACGTGGCCGGGATCGGCGAACTGCTGCCCGACCGCCGGCTGTCGACCACCTGGACGACCTATCTCGCGAGCGACGACGCGGACGCGACCGCGGAGTGGATCCGCTGTTCCGGCGGCACCGTGGGCGTGGGCCCGCTGACCGCGGAGGACGCGGGGCGGCTGGTGCTCGCCTCCGACCCGGCGGGGGCGCCCTTCGGCGTCTGGCAGGGCCAGGAGCTGGTGGGCCCCGCGCTGGTGGGCGTGCCGGGCACGCCGGTCTGGCATGAGCTGATCACCTATGAGACGACCGCCGTCGTGAAGTTCTACCAGGCCCTCTTCGGCTACGAGACGGTGTCGGCCGACCCGTTGGACACCGACTACCTCACCCTGCTCGTGGACGGCCGTCCGGTCGCCGCGATCCACGGCGTGGGGGCCGCCCTGCCGCGCCGCCGGGGCCCGCACTGGATGACGTACTTCGAGGTGGCGGACACCGACGCCGCCGCCCGGCGGGCGGACGAGCTCGGCGGCCGGGTGCTGCTGCCGCCTCAGGAGGGGCGGACCGGCCGGGTGGCCACGGTCGCGGACCCGGAGGGGGCCGTCTTCACACTCCTACGGACGACGCGTTAG
- a CDS encoding sulfurtransferase, with protein MDAIITADQLVSAAAGDRPPTLLDIRWQHGRPSGRPEYEAGHLPGAVYVDLDTELAGAPGERGRHPLPDIAAFGAAMRRAGVSRDREVVVYDGGLGWAAARAWWLLRWTGHPAVRVLDGGLAAWTGRGGSLTKEIPSVTEGDFVPEPGARPILLDADGAAALARRGLLLDARAGERYRGEVEPIDPVAGHIPGAVSAPTSENATEDGRFHPAAVLGRRFAGLGVTPDTEVGVYCGSGVSAAQQVLALAVAGIPAALYIGSWSEWTADGSRPVATGPQPG; from the coding sequence ATGGACGCCATCATCACCGCAGACCAACTCGTGAGCGCAGCGGCCGGAGACCGGCCGCCGACCCTCCTGGACATCCGCTGGCAGCACGGCCGGCCTTCCGGCCGCCCGGAGTACGAGGCCGGGCATCTGCCCGGCGCCGTCTATGTGGACCTGGACACCGAGCTCGCCGGGGCGCCGGGGGAGCGGGGCCGGCACCCGCTGCCGGACATCGCCGCCTTCGGGGCGGCGATGCGGCGGGCCGGGGTGAGCCGGGACCGTGAGGTCGTCGTCTACGACGGCGGGCTGGGCTGGGCGGCGGCCCGCGCCTGGTGGCTGCTGCGCTGGACGGGCCACCCGGCCGTACGGGTGCTCGACGGCGGGCTCGCCGCCTGGACGGGCCGGGGCGGTTCGCTGACCAAGGAGATCCCGTCGGTGACGGAGGGTGACTTCGTCCCCGAGCCCGGCGCGCGGCCGATCCTTCTCGACGCGGACGGCGCGGCGGCGCTGGCCCGGCGGGGTCTGCTGCTGGACGCGCGGGCGGGGGAGCGCTACCGGGGCGAGGTGGAGCCGATCGACCCGGTCGCCGGCCATATCCCCGGCGCGGTGTCCGCCCCGACGAGCGAGAACGCGACGGAGGACGGCCGCTTCCACCCCGCGGCGGTGCTCGGCCGCCGGTTCGCGGGGCTGGGCGTCACGCCGGACACGGAGGTCGGCGTCTACTGCGGCTCGGGAGTGTCGGCGGCACAGCAGGTGCTGGCCCTGGCGGTCGCCGGGATCCCGGCGGCGCTGTACATCGGCTCCTGGAGCGAGTGGACGGCGGACGGCAGCCGTCCCGTGGCGACGGGCCCTCAGCCGGGCTGA
- a CDS encoding alkaline phosphatase family protein — MAHLTTAGSAWHEPAPLDPRSAPLPRYGTGSLADLLPTIASGMGVPGLPAGMDLASADRVCVFLIDGLGWELLRAHPAEAPFLHSLLGTSMNGTGQPMTAGFPSTTATSLASVGTGLPPGAHGLPGYTVADPATGQLMNQLRWRPWTDPHVWQPYPTVFQLADAAGVHTCQVSAPDFQHTPLTKIALSGGTFHGRLSGEDRMDLAADRLAAADRSLVYTYYSEVDGKGHRFGVDSDEWRGQLMYVDRLAQRLAEQLPPRSALYVTADHGMIDIPFDPESRIDFDEDWELRAGVALLGGEARARHVYAVPGAANDVLAVWREVLGEQMWVAGRDEAIEAGWFGPPGEGVDDRVYARIGDVVAAARDDIAIVASETEPNESAMVGLHGSMTPVEQLVPLVEVRT; from the coding sequence ATGGCACACCTGACGACAGCGGGCTCCGCCTGGCACGAGCCCGCACCGCTCGACCCCCGCTCCGCCCCGCTCCCGCGCTACGGCACCGGCTCGCTCGCCGACCTGCTGCCCACCATCGCGTCCGGCATGGGCGTCCCCGGCCTGCCCGCCGGCATGGACCTCGCGTCCGCCGACCGGGTCTGCGTCTTCCTCATCGACGGTCTGGGCTGGGAGCTGCTGCGCGCCCACCCGGCGGAAGCGCCCTTCCTGCACTCCTTGCTCGGCACGTCCATGAACGGCACCGGCCAGCCCATGACCGCGGGCTTCCCGTCGACCACCGCCACCTCACTGGCCTCGGTGGGCACCGGTCTGCCGCCCGGCGCCCACGGCCTGCCGGGCTACACCGTCGCCGACCCCGCCACCGGTCAGCTGATGAACCAGCTCCGCTGGCGGCCGTGGACCGACCCGCACGTCTGGCAGCCGTATCCGACCGTCTTCCAACTCGCGGACGCCGCCGGGGTGCACACCTGCCAGGTCTCCGCGCCCGACTTCCAGCACACCCCGCTGACGAAGATCGCACTGAGCGGCGGCACCTTCCACGGCCGGCTCTCCGGCGAGGACCGGATGGACCTCGCGGCCGACCGGCTCGCCGCCGCCGACCGCTCGCTCGTCTACACCTACTACAGCGAGGTCGACGGCAAGGGCCACCGCTTCGGCGTCGACTCCGACGAGTGGCGCGGCCAGTTGATGTACGTGGACCGGCTCGCCCAGCGGCTAGCCGAGCAGCTGCCGCCCCGCTCGGCGCTGTACGTCACCGCCGACCACGGCATGATCGACATCCCCTTCGACCCGGAGTCGCGCATCGACTTCGACGAGGACTGGGAGCTGCGCGCCGGGGTCGCCCTGCTCGGCGGCGAGGCCCGGGCCCGCCATGTGTACGCCGTGCCCGGCGCCGCCAACGATGTGCTCGCCGTATGGCGCGAGGTGCTCGGTGAGCAGATGTGGGTGGCGGGCCGTGACGAGGCCATCGAGGCCGGCTGGTTCGGACCGCCCGGGGAGGGCGTCGACGACCGGGTGTACGCCCGGATCGGCGATGTCGTCGCCGCGGCCCGCGACGACATCGCGATCGTCGCGTCCGAGACCGAGCCGAACGAATCCGCGATGGTCGGTCTGCACGGATCCATGACGCCCGTCGAGCAGCTCGTGCCGCTCGTCGAAGTACGCACCTGA